The following proteins are encoded in a genomic region of Candidatus Eisenbacteria bacterium:
- a CDS encoding 6-carboxytetrahydropterin synthase: MRVSREFRFEAAHRLRDHGGGCEALHGHTWTLRVTVQAPVREDGLAFDFLLLEEEVRARVLARMDHSYLNDLLPSPSAENVARWAWKALAHLPLAEIRVWETPDSFVAYDGRE; encoded by the coding sequence GTGCGGGTCTCGCGTGAGTTCCGCTTCGAAGCGGCCCACCGCCTGCGCGATCACGGCGGAGGATGCGAGGCGCTGCACGGCCACACTTGGACGCTCCGAGTCACCGTCCAAGCCCCGGTCCGCGAGGACGGGCTCGCCTTTGACTTCCTCCTTCTCGAAGAGGAGGTCCGGGCCCGCGTTCTCGCTCGGATGGATCATTCGTATCTCAATGATTTACTCCCATCCCCATCGGCGGAAAACGTGGCGAGGTGGGCCTGGAAAGCCCTCGCTCATCTCCCGCTCGCCGAGATTCGGGTGTGGGAAACGCCGGACTCATTCGTGGCGTATGATGGGCGAGAGTAA
- the folE gene encoding GTP cyclohydrolase I FolE, with amino-acid sequence MKRTNDTAAAIEPIDLVRKLLLAIGEDPDREGLRKTPERVVRAYQFLTEGYRLTPEAVVQDAVFHESVNEMVMIQNIDVYSLCEHHLLPFYGHCHVAYIPDGKVIGLSKVPRIVEVYSRRLQLQERLTNQIADAIERILSPKGVAIVIDAIHLCMAMRGVEKQNAFTKTSALLGEFHEDPQTRAEFFSLLRGSRG; translated from the coding sequence ATGAAGCGAACAAACGACACGGCCGCCGCGATCGAGCCGATCGATCTCGTGCGGAAGCTCCTTCTCGCGATCGGAGAAGACCCGGATCGGGAAGGCCTGCGAAAGACCCCCGAACGCGTGGTGCGCGCCTATCAGTTTCTCACCGAGGGGTACCGGCTGACGCCGGAGGCGGTCGTCCAGGACGCCGTCTTCCACGAATCGGTCAACGAGATGGTGATGATTCAGAACATCGATGTGTATAGTTTGTGCGAGCATCACCTTCTCCCGTTCTACGGGCACTGCCACGTCGCGTATATCCCGGACGGCAAAGTGATCGGCCTTTCGAAGGTTCCGCGCATCGTGGAGGTCTACTCGCGCAGGCTCCAGCTCCAGGAACGCCTGACGAACCAGATCGCCGACGCGATCGAGAGGATCCTCTCGCCGAAGGGGGTCGCGATCGTGATCGACGCGATCCACCTTTGCATGGCGATGCGCGGGGTGGAGAAACAGAACGCGTTCACGAAGACCAGCGCCCTACTCGGGGAGTTCCACGAGGACCCGCAAACCAGGGCGGAGTTCTTCTCCCTCCTGCGCGGGTCGAGGGGATGA
- a CDS encoding DUF116 domain-containing protein, which produces MDTALKEPKSAAVRLGDAWRQWDGDLAAYEWKVETSHRPFLLLFALFCILVVAAGWLLWYLVVPRLAELHPRAPYWTGLAFLVGGGGIVLVSLSVILSVLTNRRLLLTRLALVFLVLAVRPSARIAQRFGFSRDRVENSFLKIHNTVTRLIDSGQGYDRILVLLPRCLSKEARNRLVALAEKHCCRLYTAAGGSEALVQIRALRPRAIVAVACERDLVSGIRDAGTGIPVIGIPNIRENGPCWKANVDFGEFEKAIRYFACGTSKDKE; this is translated from the coding sequence ATGGATACGGCGCTGAAGGAGCCGAAATCGGCGGCGGTGCGCCTCGGGGACGCCTGGCGCCAGTGGGACGGAGACCTCGCCGCCTACGAATGGAAGGTCGAAACCTCGCACCGTCCGTTTCTCCTTCTCTTCGCGCTCTTCTGCATCCTGGTCGTGGCGGCCGGATGGCTCCTCTGGTATCTCGTGGTGCCGCGGCTCGCCGAGCTCCATCCGCGCGCGCCCTACTGGACCGGCCTCGCCTTTCTCGTCGGGGGAGGCGGGATCGTTCTCGTCAGCCTGTCGGTCATCCTCAGCGTCCTCACGAACCGCCGGCTCTTGCTCACCCGCCTCGCGCTCGTTTTCCTCGTTCTCGCGGTCCGCCCGAGCGCTCGTATCGCCCAGCGATTCGGCTTCTCGCGCGACCGCGTGGAGAACTCCTTCCTCAAGATCCACAACACGGTCACTCGGCTGATCGATTCCGGCCAGGGATACGACCGCATCCTCGTTCTTCTCCCGCGCTGTCTCTCGAAAGAGGCCCGGAATCGCCTCGTCGCGCTCGCGGAGAAGCACTGCTGCCGTCTCTACACCGCGGCGGGAGGGTCCGAAGCCCTCGTCCAGATCCGCGCCCTTCGCCCGAGGGCAATCGTCGCGGTCGCGTGCGAGCGCGATCTTGTCTCGGGGATCCGAGACGCGGGGACCGGAATCCCGGTGATCGGAATCCCGAACATTCGGGAGAACGGCCCGTGCTGGAAGGCGAACGTCGATTTCGGCGAGTTCGAGAAGGCGATTCGCTACTTCGCGTGCGGAACATCGAAAGACAAAGAATAG
- a CDS encoding M20/M25/M40 family metallo-hydrolase produces the protein MNRAVFFPVLFFLAARGALAAGALPDSSLEGRLAAHVRFLSSPTLAGREAGSEGERAAAEYIAGRFLEIGLSAIGAGDAPGSFLHTFAVGAEGRIEGCAAGDEPFVPAKRMGNVIGAVDPDREGRVLVIGAHYDHLGMKDGVMHPGADDNASGVALLIETARAFARENPHEGPVVFAAFTGEEAGLLGSRAYVCRPPVPLSEAAAMVNVDMVGRLGGGPLLVAVAGLLEEARDSLAALLPADPPTLEMRSGYEAGDLASFAGARVPSMMLFTGPHADYHRPTDTEEKIDYEGLARVTRFAREAAPLFARLARGFHGEGVSSGAPPPDRERPFLGTLPDFSVPAGDGVLVASVAPGSPAESAGVLPGDLVTGVGGHAVRDLAGYAAALRAHRPGDRVWIRIRRGAETLVLEAVLARRETPPEGAAGHPAGAREGGR, from the coding sequence ATGAACCGAGCGGTGTTCTTTCCGGTTCTCTTCTTCCTCGCGGCGCGCGGCGCGCTCGCCGCGGGCGCTCTTCCCGATTCCTCGCTCGAGGGGCGGCTCGCCGCGCACGTCCGTTTCCTCTCCTCTCCCACGCTCGCCGGGCGGGAAGCGGGGAGCGAGGGGGAGCGTGCGGCGGCCGAGTACATCGCCGGAAGGTTCCTGGAGATCGGGCTGTCGGCGATCGGGGCGGGCGACGCGCCCGGTTCGTTCCTCCATACGTTCGCGGTCGGTGCGGAGGGGAGGATCGAGGGATGCGCCGCCGGGGACGAGCCCTTCGTTCCCGCGAAGCGCATGGGGAACGTGATCGGCGCCGTCGATCCGGATCGAGAGGGGCGTGTTCTCGTCATCGGCGCGCATTATGATCATTTAGGTATGAAAGATGGAGTCATGCATCCGGGCGCCGACGACAACGCGTCGGGAGTCGCGCTTCTCATCGAGACCGCGCGGGCGTTCGCGAGGGAGAACCCGCACGAGGGGCCGGTCGTGTTCGCCGCGTTTACGGGAGAGGAAGCGGGGCTCCTCGGCTCGCGGGCGTACGTGTGCCGCCCGCCCGTCCCCCTCTCCGAGGCCGCGGCGATGGTGAACGTGGACATGGTGGGGCGCCTCGGCGGCGGCCCTCTTCTCGTCGCGGTCGCCGGGCTTCTCGAGGAGGCGCGCGACTCGCTCGCGGCCCTCCTCCCCGCCGACCCACCGACCCTCGAGATGCGGTCCGGCTACGAGGCGGGCGACCTCGCCTCCTTCGCCGGGGCGCGCGTCCCATCGATGATGCTCTTCACCGGGCCTCATGCCGACTACCATCGGCCGACCGACACGGAAGAGAAGATCGACTACGAAGGGCTCGCGCGCGTGACCCGGTTCGCTCGCGAGGCCGCTCCCCTCTTCGCGCGCCTTGCCCGAGGTTTTCACGGGGAGGGCGTCTCTTCGGGCGCGCCCCCTCCCGATCGCGAAAGGCCCTTTCTCGGAACCCTACCCGACTTCTCCGTGCCGGCCGGCGACGGGGTTCTCGTGGCGTCCGTCGCGCCCGGCTCCCCCGCCGAGTCGGCGGGCGTGCTCCCCGGCGATCTCGTGACCGGTGTCGGAGGACACGCGGTCCGCGACCTCGCCGGCTACGCGGCCGCGCTCCGCGCGCATCGTCCGGGGGATCGGGTCTGGATTCGCATTCGCAGGGGGGCCGAGACGCTCGTCCTCGAAGCGGTCCTCGCGCGGCGGGAGACACCCCCGGAGGGGGCGGCGGGGCATCCGGCGGGGGCTCGGGAGGGTGGTCGCTGA